A region of Vibrio chagasii DNA encodes the following proteins:
- a CDS encoding OmpA family protein encodes MKLTNTVLSLCFVVVSTHALADNNEDEFEYRALPPVTQIYDLQDDDNDGVINARDLCADTQIGAEIDNDGCGSYFESSEKKELHILFANNSTEINPAFLNQIRQMAAFLKRYESTTIELQGYASKVGNAEHNLKLSKERAANVRRALISNGIQPSRVNIVGHGDVEFSSNDTEINHALHRKVVASVAGFKGNIKEEWHIFTKIKK; translated from the coding sequence ATGAAGCTAACAAACACGGTTTTATCGCTTTGCTTCGTGGTTGTATCTACCCATGCTTTAGCTGACAACAATGAGGATGAATTTGAGTATCGTGCGCTTCCGCCTGTCACTCAAATTTACGATCTGCAAGATGACGACAACGATGGCGTTATCAATGCGCGTGATCTGTGTGCTGATACGCAGATTGGTGCAGAAATAGATAACGACGGTTGTGGTTCATATTTCGAGTCGTCGGAGAAGAAAGAGCTCCATATACTCTTCGCTAATAACTCTACAGAAATTAACCCAGCTTTCCTTAACCAGATACGCCAGATGGCTGCCTTTTTGAAGCGTTACGAAAGCACCACTATTGAATTGCAAGGTTACGCCAGTAAGGTAGGTAATGCCGAACATAATCTAAAGTTGTCAAAAGAGCGTGCTGCCAACGTTAGACGCGCACTTATCAGTAACGGCATTCAACCTTCTAGAGTCAACATCGTTGGCCATGGTGATGTTGAGTTCAGTAGCAATGACACTGAAATTAACCACGCACTTCACCGTAAAGTCGTTGCTTCTGTTGCCGGGTTTAAAGGAAATATCAAAGAAGAGTGGCACATCTTCACTAAGATTAAGAAGTAA
- a CDS encoding DUF2750 domain-containing protein, whose amino-acid sequence MSKLTADTQANLELFVSETQETKLVWGLRNEEGWLACDSSEFENSEVMPFWSSKEDAQTHNVEEWADFEVLEIPLDIFVEDWLLTLAEDGVLVGVNWNESLEGKELEPSDLAKLYI is encoded by the coding sequence ATGAGCAAACTAACAGCTGATACTCAAGCAAATCTAGAACTTTTCGTTTCTGAAACTCAAGAAACTAAACTGGTATGGGGCCTTCGCAACGAAGAAGGTTGGCTAGCATGTGACTCAAGTGAATTCGAAAACAGCGAAGTGATGCCTTTCTGGTCTTCAAAAGAAGATGCTCAAACTCACAACGTTGAAGAGTGGGCTGACTTTGAAGTACTAGAAATCCCGCTAGACATCTTTGTAGAAGATTGGCTACTAACTCTTGCTGAAGATGGCGTACTAGTAGGTGTTAACTGGAACGAATCTCTAGAAGGCAAAGAGCTTGAGCCTTCTGACCTAGCGAAATTATACATCTAA
- the queC gene encoding 7-cyano-7-deazaguanine synthase QueC: MKKAVVVFSGGQDSTTCLVQALKEYDEVHAITFDYGQRHKLEIEVAESLAKELGVKAHKVMDVTLLNELAISSLTRDDIPVSHELQENGLPNSFVPGRNILFLTLAGIYAYQIGAETVITGVCETDFSGYPDCRNDFVKAMNSALVQGMDKELDIKTPLMWLNKAETWALADQYSALELVRNKTLTCYNGIIGDGCGDCPACELRKVGLNDYLSDRESIMAELVRKQAENK; encoded by the coding sequence ATGAAAAAAGCAGTTGTAGTATTTAGTGGTGGTCAAGACTCAACCACGTGTCTAGTTCAAGCACTAAAAGAGTATGATGAAGTTCATGCGATTACGTTTGACTATGGTCAGCGTCATAAACTAGAGATTGAAGTTGCTGAATCATTAGCTAAAGAGTTAGGCGTAAAAGCGCACAAAGTGATGGATGTGACTCTATTAAATGAGCTAGCTATCAGCTCTTTAACTCGTGACGATATTCCTGTTTCTCATGAACTGCAAGAGAACGGTTTACCGAATTCGTTTGTCCCTGGTCGTAACATTCTGTTCTTAACGCTTGCTGGTATTTACGCATATCAAATCGGCGCAGAAACGGTGATTACTGGTGTATGTGAAACGGATTTCTCTGGTTACCCTGATTGTCGTAATGACTTCGTAAAAGCGATGAACTCTGCGTTAGTGCAAGGTATGGACAAGGAGCTGGATATTAAAACGCCACTAATGTGGTTAAACAAGGCTGAAACTTGGGCCTTGGCTGATCAATACTCAGCTCTTGAGCTTGTGCGTAATAAAACCCTGACTTGTTACAACGGTATCATCGGTGATGGCTGTGGCGATTGCCCTGCATGTGAACTGAGAAAAGTTGGCCTCAATGACTACCTAAGTGATCGCGAATCTATTATGGCTGAACTGGTTCGTAAGCAGGCTGAGAATAAATAA
- a CDS encoding glycine zipper domain-containing protein → MKFIKPILLATLVATLSGCASPAMDNENENAARNRGAVGGALLGATAGALTGDASLAVKGAALGGVTGGVAGSMKDTDDARNAQRTQVIADGLSQDNRTDAEKRVAEVEAEIKLIELEQQLAELKKEKQDDGV, encoded by the coding sequence ATGAAATTCATCAAACCTATTCTTTTAGCTACCTTGGTTGCGACTCTTTCTGGTTGCGCGTCACCAGCAATGGACAATGAAAATGAGAACGCTGCTCGAAATCGTGGTGCGGTAGGTGGTGCTTTATTGGGAGCAACAGCAGGTGCACTGACTGGAGATGCCAGCTTAGCGGTAAAGGGCGCAGCATTAGGTGGTGTGACTGGTGGTGTTGCTGGTTCTATGAAAGATACAGACGACGCTAGAAATGCTCAAAGAACGCAAGTTATAGCTGATGGCTTGTCACAAGATAATCGAACTGACGCTGAGAAGCGAGTCGCTGAAGTTGAAGCCGAAATTAAGCTGATTGAGTTAGAGCAACAGCTTGCAGAGCTTAAAAAAGAAAAACAGGATGATGGTGTTTAA
- a CDS encoding GNAT family N-acetyltransferase encodes MNVTLRAATHTDLDQLNELMFDLHHHHHIACPEHFKTAEEIEQEKSIARYLDDPECLVYVALKGQLIVGFISGHFCELISTVSKPVQMGSVDELFVLPEYRKADVAQMLFQRIESTFDDYGVTQVFVEVWDFNSPAKDFYQKMGFTPHIQWMRKALHKT; translated from the coding sequence ATGAATGTCACCTTAAGGGCCGCAACACACACCGATCTAGATCAACTGAATGAGTTGATGTTTGATCTTCACCACCACCATCATATTGCCTGCCCTGAGCACTTTAAAACAGCAGAAGAGATTGAGCAGGAAAAGAGTATTGCAAGGTACTTAGATGACCCAGAGTGCTTAGTGTATGTGGCGCTCAAAGGCCAGCTAATCGTTGGGTTCATATCAGGACACTTTTGTGAGCTGATCTCTACAGTGAGCAAGCCGGTTCAAATGGGGAGTGTTGATGAGCTTTTTGTTCTTCCTGAATACCGTAAAGCAGACGTGGCGCAGATGTTGTTTCAACGTATTGAATCCACTTTTGATGACTATGGTGTCACTCAAGTGTTCGTCGAGGTTTGGGATTTTAATTCGCCTGCCAAGGACTTCTATCAAAAAATGGGGTTCACACCTCACATTCAATGGATGAGAAAGGCTTTGCACAAAACATAG
- a CDS encoding Cof-type HAD-IIB family hydrolase, with product MYKLIALDMDGTLLNSDKVISQENKDAITKARAAGVKVVLASGRPLEGMQSKLDELSINGEDDFVLFYNGSMVQNVTTKEIIHSEISNGKAAKEIAALAEQLGGYVHAFSKVHGLITPENNEYTGIEARINGLEITEFDFSQLEDDHEIIKTMIVAEPTKLTDIISKLPQELKNQFTIVQSAPFFLEFLNPNSNKGVGIEAIAEHLGITAEEVICMGDAENDHHMLEYAGLGIAMDNAMEETKKIADHITASNDDHGVAVAIEKFIFNS from the coding sequence ATGTACAAACTGATCGCTCTTGATATGGACGGTACGCTGCTCAACAGTGACAAAGTAATTTCTCAAGAGAACAAAGACGCAATTACCAAGGCTCGTGCTGCAGGTGTGAAGGTCGTTCTAGCTTCTGGGCGCCCTTTAGAAGGCATGCAGAGCAAACTTGATGAGCTTTCAATTAACGGCGAGGATGACTTTGTACTCTTCTACAATGGCTCTATGGTTCAGAATGTAACAACAAAAGAGATCATTCATAGCGAGATCAGTAATGGTAAAGCGGCAAAAGAAATCGCAGCACTTGCCGAGCAGCTTGGTGGCTATGTCCATGCATTCAGCAAAGTTCATGGTTTAATTACACCTGAGAACAACGAATACACTGGCATTGAAGCGCGCATTAACGGCTTAGAGATTACCGAGTTCGATTTTTCTCAATTGGAAGACGACCACGAAATCATTAAAACCATGATTGTTGCTGAGCCAACCAAACTGACAGACATCATCAGCAAATTGCCACAAGAGCTTAAGAATCAGTTTACTATTGTTCAGAGCGCACCTTTCTTCTTAGAGTTCTTAAATCCTAACTCAAACAAAGGTGTCGGTATTGAAGCCATTGCCGAACACTTAGGTATTACAGCCGAAGAAGTGATCTGTATGGGCGATGCTGAAAATGACCATCATATGCTGGAATACGCGGGCCTGGGCATTGCAATGGACAACGCGATGGAAGAAACCAAGAAAATCGCTGATCATATCACTGCAAGCAACGACGACCATGGTGTAGCGGTCGCGATTGAAAAGTTCATCTTCAACTCTTAA
- a CDS encoding TolC family outer membrane protein, which yields MNCTQATTLGLAIALSLPASAQTLEQAVAFTLESNPEIKSAYNEYISKRYLNDASGGAYRPSIDLDGGIGYEHTDLATNTDTTDLTRKEATITLTQLIWDGTNTSNDIDRTAADAESVRYQLLSNAQDIALEVTKVYLDAVKAYEVLSLSESNLATHKEIYSDIRKRVESGIGSTADMSQVEARIAKAHGNLLAAQNNLFDTHTQFKRLVGQSPLGLTFPRADAGAIPYTIDGALAKAFNQHPVIKIAQADVDSAKFQYKQSKSTNYPTVSFEAAQTWRDDAGGTEGSSDEFSAMVRLRYNLYNGGSDQDRAESAAYQLNKAKDLRESTYRNVEESLRLSWSALDLTVQQKEFLSDHVDSASDTVISYEKQYRIGKRTLLDLLNTENELFEARKGYLDAKYDEQYAKYRVMNATGNLLTGLRVEIPEEWNEKVEY from the coding sequence TTGAATTGCACTCAAGCAACAACATTAGGATTAGCAATAGCATTAAGCTTGCCTGCTAGTGCACAAACCTTAGAACAGGCCGTAGCATTTACTTTAGAAAGTAACCCTGAGATCAAAAGTGCTTACAATGAATACATTAGTAAGCGTTACCTAAACGATGCTTCTGGTGGAGCCTACCGACCTAGTATCGATTTAGACGGTGGCATAGGATACGAACACACAGACCTTGCCACAAATACCGATACAACCGACCTGACTCGTAAAGAAGCAACGATCACACTAACCCAACTAATATGGGATGGCACTAATACATCGAACGATATCGACCGTACAGCAGCCGATGCTGAGTCGGTACGTTACCAGCTACTATCTAACGCTCAAGACATCGCATTAGAAGTAACTAAGGTCTACCTCGACGCAGTGAAGGCCTATGAAGTGCTATCACTTTCCGAAAGCAACCTAGCTACGCACAAGGAGATATATAGTGATATTCGTAAACGCGTTGAATCGGGGATTGGCTCGACAGCAGATATGTCTCAAGTAGAAGCTCGTATTGCAAAAGCACATGGCAACCTACTGGCGGCTCAAAATAACCTGTTTGATACCCATACTCAATTCAAGCGACTTGTTGGTCAATCTCCACTAGGTCTCACCTTCCCTCGCGCTGATGCGGGAGCTATTCCATACACAATCGATGGTGCATTGGCAAAAGCATTCAATCAACACCCGGTAATCAAGATAGCGCAAGCCGACGTTGACTCTGCAAAGTTTCAGTATAAGCAATCGAAAAGCACTAACTACCCAACCGTGTCTTTTGAGGCCGCTCAAACCTGGCGTGATGATGCCGGTGGTACAGAAGGCAGTAGTGATGAGTTCTCTGCAATGGTTCGCTTGAGGTACAACCTTTACAACGGTGGTTCAGATCAAGACCGCGCTGAAAGTGCTGCCTACCAACTGAATAAAGCCAAAGATCTCCGTGAAAGCACTTATCGCAATGTCGAAGAGAGTTTGCGCCTTTCCTGGAGTGCGCTTGACCTAACCGTTCAACAAAAAGAGTTCCTATCTGATCACGTAGACTCGGCATCAGATACCGTTATCTCCTATGAGAAGCAGTATCGCATCGGTAAACGTACCCTTCTCGATTTGCTCAACACCGAGAATGAATTGTTTGAAGCTCGTAAAGGCTATTTAGATGCCAAGTATGACGAGCAATACGCAAAATATCGCGTGATGAACGCAACTGGCAACCTACTTACCGGCTTACGAGTTGAGATCCCTGAAGAATGGAATGAAAAGGTGGAATATTAA
- a CDS encoding phosphatase PAP2 family protein yields MVIRYLLVLILSLLSTTSVWANNILPDHIAGALCVVRADNQIVLVDELITGQLSLPGGTVVSGEDPAIAAQRETWEEAGLSVTVGDVLGYTDSAVVYDCISDSEVISYQARNELGGFELPIWFAPHYGVEVSRAMLLPPTALPANQYRYPEQWSEINELFLSATNQPVTYVTELVGAAPKVHQVELGWIVSLQNMFDNLPSIFSNTVLLTDILAKPWAFIVILPLIAWHFGRNFALKFGFTLISVTLLTLIAHQGFGFPRPHAYLPTLKLVMSSGYSFPSLLAALWVSLILLVLWKLKRLFEQKSILIVLAGLLWIMLFKAYTGSAFFSDVLMGGLLGALTTWHIVRLDSKPDVDISVLLSSKGVWWGLCLLSIVLTVIWPLPTFSFWVAILMTIACLVTLTDSKPLTGQFSFKIVLGVMVMLLAGNLLISWAGSFVSFSGIASFVVDTLRFPILILVGVVAFRLPWARK; encoded by the coding sequence TTGGTTATTCGATATCTATTGGTTCTTATTCTGTCTCTATTGAGTACTACTTCCGTTTGGGCGAACAACATCTTGCCCGATCATATTGCGGGCGCATTGTGTGTAGTACGCGCTGATAACCAAATTGTGTTGGTTGATGAGTTGATCACTGGGCAATTGTCTTTACCGGGAGGCACTGTTGTTTCTGGTGAAGATCCAGCTATTGCAGCGCAACGTGAAACTTGGGAAGAAGCAGGGCTATCTGTAACGGTCGGTGATGTACTCGGCTACACCGACAGTGCGGTTGTTTATGATTGTATCTCTGATTCTGAAGTCATCAGCTATCAAGCTCGAAATGAGTTGGGTGGCTTTGAGCTTCCCATTTGGTTCGCTCCTCATTATGGAGTGGAAGTGAGTAGGGCGATGCTACTTCCTCCGACTGCATTGCCAGCAAATCAATACCGTTATCCAGAGCAGTGGTCTGAGATTAATGAATTGTTTCTTTCTGCTACAAACCAACCTGTGACTTATGTAACGGAGCTGGTGGGCGCAGCGCCAAAAGTTCATCAAGTTGAACTAGGTTGGATTGTTTCGCTGCAAAACATGTTCGATAACCTACCTAGTATCTTTTCTAATACGGTTCTATTGACCGATATACTCGCAAAACCATGGGCTTTCATTGTGATCTTGCCATTAATCGCTTGGCATTTTGGTCGCAATTTTGCGTTGAAGTTCGGTTTCACTTTGATATCGGTGACACTGCTGACTTTGATAGCCCACCAAGGGTTCGGTTTCCCACGCCCACACGCTTATCTTCCAACATTGAAGCTAGTTATGAGCAGTGGTTACAGTTTTCCAAGTTTGTTGGCAGCGCTATGGGTGAGTTTGATTTTGTTGGTGTTGTGGAAGTTGAAACGTCTTTTTGAACAGAAATCGATACTGATAGTACTTGCTGGGCTACTTTGGATTATGCTTTTCAAAGCTTACACAGGCAGTGCGTTTTTCAGTGATGTTTTGATGGGTGGTTTGTTAGGCGCCTTAACGACTTGGCATATAGTGAGACTAGATAGTAAACCCGATGTTGATATTAGTGTGCTATTGAGTTCCAAAGGCGTGTGGTGGGGCCTATGCCTGCTATCAATCGTACTTACGGTTATCTGGCCATTGCCAACGTTCTCATTCTGGGTCGCTATTTTAATGACCATCGCTTGCTTGGTAACGTTAACGGATTCTAAACCTTTAACCGGCCAGTTCTCATTTAAGATCGTGCTTGGTGTTATGGTGATGTTGTTAGCGGGAAATCTGTTGATTAGCTGGGCGGGGAGCTTTGTTTCATTTAGTGGTATCGCTTCATTTGTCGTCGATACGCTGCGTTTCCCTATCTTGATTCTGGTTGGTGTTGTGGCATTTCGTTTGCCTTGGGCAAGAAAATAG
- a CDS encoding diguanylate cyclase: MTRSIFLSFIFLVSFATHCQPVTPSHSSDSSIPLPNTAGIDTPNADWNALYLTTLSHYPSRALTMLQTRYMSTNSYGEKLYLSGLLYQYMSERDQPFYGIASNDSEYQAIEQAFVAALVEDSQGQYELAQQRFLMLLAKMQSRSDSTGKALLKYQLCRSLNEQAKYHQANYYCSGLESDLHDAIDPVLPKFITYRVIANNHHFRSDYHTALNTYLSLIKAFPKGHDISGVYNDIGNLLKELKQYEKSTQYLEEALALRADASGIMKAQVHHSLADLYLNQSQSDLAIHHFEKAQKLLRESSHNFGIALTSLGLGKAYTQTQDYDLARSYLVESLEAANELNNDGIRINAYLAVSDMFEEKKLMAEAINYAEQALRLAEQVSRHKYTAQALLQLSEVHKALNDYQQAFIYYQRYSSIQMEARDTDNRLALEALDIAHTKYEQELESSLLLHQANIDRLHIEKMERQSWVYNIIVILLLCGASFMVFANKTIRSKAAIDAMTKAYNRTEIIRLIKRVKRSQETNKQHVLILLDLDKFKKINDEHGHPTGDRALVHISRQIRKHLMSGELFGRLGGEEFVIMLTDTTPSEVRERVEELHYVISSTVFLSESKKPLNVTASFAYLATSNALSDFDELYSVLDQALYQAKSNGRNCIIDAYNDPIDLREIIYSQPAYEPVQP, from the coding sequence GTGACTCGTTCGATTTTCCTTAGCTTTATATTCTTGGTTAGCTTTGCAACCCACTGCCAACCAGTCACTCCAAGTCACTCTTCAGACTCATCTATCCCTTTGCCAAATACGGCTGGTATCGACACTCCAAATGCTGATTGGAATGCACTCTATCTCACAACATTGAGTCACTATCCTTCACGTGCACTTACCATGCTTCAAACACGCTACATGAGTACAAACTCGTATGGAGAAAAGCTCTACCTTTCAGGTCTGTTATATCAATACATGAGCGAGCGAGATCAACCATTTTATGGGATTGCATCTAATGACAGTGAATATCAAGCCATAGAGCAAGCGTTTGTTGCTGCTCTCGTTGAAGACAGTCAAGGACAGTATGAGCTCGCACAACAACGCTTCCTGATGCTGTTAGCAAAAATGCAATCTCGTAGCGATTCAACCGGTAAAGCACTGCTCAAGTACCAATTATGTCGCTCCCTAAACGAACAAGCTAAATACCACCAAGCAAACTACTATTGCTCAGGGCTTGAATCCGACTTACATGATGCCATCGATCCTGTGCTGCCCAAGTTCATTACTTATCGGGTCATTGCTAACAATCATCATTTTCGTAGTGACTACCATACAGCGTTGAATACCTATCTCTCTTTGATCAAGGCATTTCCAAAAGGACATGATATCTCTGGGGTTTACAACGATATTGGTAACTTACTCAAAGAGCTAAAGCAGTATGAAAAATCAACTCAATACCTAGAGGAAGCGCTTGCCCTAAGAGCCGATGCTTCCGGCATAATGAAGGCTCAGGTTCATCACAGCCTTGCTGATCTCTATTTAAATCAAAGCCAAAGCGACTTAGCGATTCATCATTTTGAAAAAGCGCAGAAATTACTAAGAGAATCATCACATAACTTCGGCATTGCACTCACTAGCTTAGGGCTCGGGAAAGCCTACACGCAAACACAAGATTATGATTTAGCACGAAGCTATTTAGTAGAGTCACTCGAGGCAGCCAATGAGTTGAACAATGATGGGATTCGTATCAATGCTTATTTGGCAGTCAGTGATATGTTCGAAGAGAAGAAGCTGATGGCTGAGGCAATTAATTATGCCGAACAAGCTTTGAGGCTAGCGGAACAGGTATCAAGACACAAATACACAGCTCAAGCTCTGCTTCAATTATCTGAAGTACACAAAGCGCTTAATGATTACCAACAAGCGTTTATCTATTATCAACGATATTCATCCATTCAGATGGAAGCGCGAGATACAGACAACCGGCTCGCACTAGAGGCGCTCGATATTGCCCATACCAAATATGAACAAGAACTAGAGAGCTCCTTATTGCTTCACCAAGCGAACATTGACCGCCTTCATATCGAGAAAATGGAGCGCCAAAGCTGGGTTTACAACATCATTGTAATTCTCTTGTTGTGTGGTGCGAGTTTTATGGTGTTCGCGAATAAAACAATTCGCTCAAAAGCTGCGATTGACGCTATGACCAAAGCGTACAACAGAACTGAAATCATAAGACTAATTAAACGGGTCAAGCGTTCTCAAGAAACAAATAAGCAGCATGTTCTAATCCTATTAGACCTAGATAAGTTTAAGAAAATCAATGATGAACATGGTCATCCAACTGGGGACAGAGCACTCGTCCACATTAGCAGACAAATCAGAAAGCACTTGATGAGTGGAGAGTTGTTTGGTCGTTTAGGTGGTGAAGAGTTTGTAATAATGCTGACAGACACCACTCCATCGGAAGTAAGAGAACGAGTCGAAGAGTTACACTATGTAATCTCAAGCACCGTTTTTCTATCAGAAAGTAAAAAGCCACTTAATGTAACCGCGAGTTTTGCTTACTTAGCAACCTCAAACGCATTAAGTGACTTCGATGAGCTCTATTCAGTGCTTGACCAAGCTCTATATCAGGCAAAAAGTAACGGCCGAAACTGCATTATTGATGCGTATAACGACCCCATTGACCTGCGTGAGATTATTTATTCTCAGCCTGCTTACGAACCAGTTCAGCCATAA
- a CDS encoding propionyl-CoA synthetase — protein sequence MSATNRIDGNTGYDTEYQWSLNDPQSFWKTQSQAIDWFESPINILQADENGIERWFPDGVMNTCWLALDYHCEHGRGDKVALIYDSPVTGIKTSYSYNELREQVAKTAGMLAEQGVTKGDRVVIYMPMMPEAAMAMLACARLGAVHSVVFGGFAPHELAVRIEDAEPKVLMTASCGIEINKVLPYKPMVDRAIMDSRWKPEKVVVFQREQCLAELSHERDLHWQQSVVSAEPHECVPVLATDALYILYTSGTTGKPKGVVRDNGGHAVAMKYSMSTIYNMPQDGVFWAASDVGWVVGHSYIVYAPLIHGCTTILFEGKPVRTPDPGAFWRVCEEYTVDVLFSAPTAFRAIKKEDPEGELLNKYDLSSLKSIFMAGERLDPPTLDWVESHTSKPVIDHWWQTETGWAISANPTGLESLPVKAGSSTKPVPGYQVEILNELGDPAQANQQGFVALKRPLPPGCLPTIWRNHDRFESGYLSQFPGYYVSGDGGYLDEDGYLFIMGRIDDVINVAGHRLSTGEMEEIVGGHPAIAECAVVGIHDELKGQLPLGLVVLKDGVKVDGDDLQTELVGKVRNEIGAVACFKQALVVERLPKTRSGKILRRTIRQIAEGEQYVVPSTIDDPTSLTEIAEKLGK from the coding sequence TGGTTTCCTGATGGGGTAATGAATACCTGTTGGTTAGCGCTGGATTATCATTGTGAACATGGACGCGGTGACAAGGTTGCGCTTATTTATGATTCGCCAGTAACGGGCATCAAGACCTCTTATTCCTATAATGAACTCCGCGAACAAGTGGCAAAAACGGCAGGAATGCTTGCCGAGCAAGGCGTAACCAAGGGTGATCGTGTGGTGATCTACATGCCAATGATGCCTGAAGCCGCAATGGCAATGCTTGCATGTGCAAGGCTAGGTGCCGTTCACTCTGTGGTGTTTGGTGGTTTTGCTCCGCATGAGCTCGCAGTACGAATTGAAGATGCCGAGCCGAAGGTGTTGATGACTGCGTCTTGTGGTATCGAAATCAACAAAGTTCTACCGTATAAACCGATGGTTGACCGAGCAATCATGGACAGCCGTTGGAAACCTGAGAAAGTCGTAGTTTTCCAAAGGGAACAATGCCTAGCAGAACTCAGTCATGAGCGCGACTTACATTGGCAACAATCCGTTGTTAGCGCTGAGCCTCATGAATGTGTACCTGTTTTGGCAACGGATGCGTTATATATTTTGTATACCTCTGGTACAACGGGCAAACCTAAAGGCGTGGTTCGTGATAATGGTGGTCACGCGGTAGCGATGAAATACTCGATGAGTACCATCTACAATATGCCGCAAGACGGGGTGTTTTGGGCGGCTTCCGATGTGGGTTGGGTAGTTGGGCATTCTTATATTGTCTACGCACCACTGATTCATGGCTGCACCACGATTCTGTTTGAAGGTAAGCCAGTGCGGACGCCTGATCCGGGTGCTTTCTGGCGCGTGTGTGAAGAGTATACTGTCGATGTGCTTTTCTCGGCACCAACGGCCTTCCGGGCAATTAAGAAGGAAGATCCCGAAGGAGAGTTGCTCAACAAGTATGACTTATCATCACTCAAGTCTATTTTCATGGCAGGTGAACGTTTAGACCCGCCAACATTGGACTGGGTCGAATCTCACACGAGCAAACCGGTTATCGATCACTGGTGGCAAACCGAGACGGGTTGGGCGATTTCCGCAAATCCGACGGGGCTTGAGTCTTTGCCTGTGAAAGCGGGCTCTTCAACCAAGCCTGTACCCGGTTATCAAGTGGAGATCCTCAATGAGTTGGGCGATCCGGCACAAGCTAACCAGCAAGGTTTCGTTGCACTTAAACGACCGCTTCCTCCTGGCTGCTTACCTACGATATGGCGCAACCACGATAGGTTTGAATCTGGTTATTTGAGCCAGTTCCCAGGTTATTATGTCTCGGGTGATGGCGGTTATCTTGATGAAGATGGTTATCTATTTATCATGGGTCGCATCGACGATGTGATAAATGTGGCGGGGCACCGTTTGTCTACTGGTGAAATGGAAGAGATTGTTGGAGGTCACCCTGCAATTGCTGAATGTGCTGTGGTTGGTATTCACGATGAGCTTAAAGGTCAGCTACCGCTGGGGCTAGTTGTGCTAAAAGACGGTGTGAAGGTGGACGGCGATGACCTTCAAACGGAGTTAGTCGGTAAGGTCCGAAATGAAATTGGTGCTGTCGCCTGTTTCAAGCAAGCCTTGGTGGTCGAGAGGTTGCCTAAAACTCGCTCGGGTAAGATTTTGCGTAGAACCATCCGACAAATAGCAGAGGGTGAACAGTATGTGGTGCCTTCGACGATTGATGATCCAACAAGCTTAACGGAAATAGCTGAAAAGCTAGGCAAATAG
- the queE gene encoding 7-carboxy-7-deazaguanine synthase QueE, with product MFETIQGEGVFTGVPAVFVRLQICPVGCSWCDTKQTWEALPEDETSLGDIMVKTEDSPTWSSIDAQGIVNEYIKQGYTAKHIVITGGEPCIYDLVPLTEAFEKHGCRCQIETSGTSEVKATPDTWVTVSPKVAMKAKLEILDSALQRANEIKHPVGTGKDIEQLDGLLERAEVSDDTVIALQPISQKDRATKLCIDTCIERNWRLSIQTHKYLSIA from the coding sequence ATGTTTGAAACCATCCAGGGTGAGGGCGTGTTTACCGGCGTTCCTGCTGTTTTTGTTCGTTTGCAAATTTGCCCTGTAGGCTGCTCTTGGTGTGATACCAAACAGACATGGGAAGCTTTGCCAGAAGACGAGACTAGCCTTGGTGATATCATGGTTAAGACAGAGGATTCACCGACTTGGTCTTCTATTGATGCTCAAGGAATCGTGAATGAATACATTAAACAAGGCTACACTGCTAAACACATTGTGATTACAGGTGGTGAGCCATGTATTTATGATCTTGTCCCTCTTACTGAAGCATTTGAGAAACACGGCTGTCGCTGCCAAATTGAGACTAGCGGTACATCAGAAGTCAAAGCCACACCTGACACTTGGGTTACGGTGTCACCTAAGGTGGCAATGAAAGCGAAACTGGAAATCTTAGACAGCGCTTTACAGCGTGCTAACGAAATTAAGCACCCAGTAGGAACAGGTAAGGACATTGAGCAACTTGATGGTTTACTGGAACGAGCAGAAGTATCCGACGATACTGTGATTGCTCTACAACCAATTAGCCAAAAAGATCGTGCGACGAAGCTTTGTATTGATACCTGCATTGAGCGTAATTGGCGCTTATCAATTCAAACTCATAAGTACTTGAGCATCGCATAG